A genome region from Maridesulfovibrio salexigens DSM 2638 includes the following:
- a CDS encoding glycosyltransferase — translation MRIFQVINVRWFNATSWYALYLNKLLQDAGHEVLLITVPGSETEEKAIEMGLNVKTIELNSAHPHKLIKACAQVYSLIKKYKPQVVNCHRGEAFFWWGILRKMGMGYKLVRTRGDQRLPKSDFFNRYLHSKVADAVVVTNKRMADHFLNKMELAENRLWLIHGGVDSDKFCFDPEGRQQVREKYGFSEDDVVIGMLGRFDRVKGQKELIEALAKTRNNVHGKSIKLFLIGFPTATSKHEVDTWLTSNGLTDITAISGKCEDVTACISAMDIGVIASLWSETIARAALEIMACEIPLISTSVGVMPDLLPKEALVPPQDVNQLSLKLTEAINDPEFREKLLTEHKRTMSQLSGEDFLKRTMTLYQGIL, via the coding sequence AGTCCTTCTTATCACTGTCCCCGGCTCTGAAACCGAGGAAAAAGCGATTGAAATGGGGCTCAATGTTAAAACCATTGAACTCAATTCCGCTCACCCGCATAAACTCATCAAAGCCTGTGCTCAAGTATACTCGCTGATCAAAAAGTACAAACCGCAAGTGGTAAACTGCCATCGCGGTGAAGCTTTCTTCTGGTGGGGAATCCTGCGCAAAATGGGTATGGGTTACAAGCTGGTCAGGACCAGAGGTGACCAGCGGCTACCTAAAAGCGACTTCTTCAACCGCTACCTGCATTCCAAAGTAGCTGATGCAGTTGTGGTAACCAATAAAAGAATGGCCGACCATTTTCTAAATAAAATGGAACTGGCTGAAAACCGTCTGTGGTTAATCCATGGCGGTGTAGACAGTGATAAATTCTGCTTCGATCCCGAAGGTCGCCAGCAGGTAAGAGAAAAATACGGATTCAGCGAAGACGATGTTGTCATCGGCATGCTTGGCCGGTTCGACCGGGTTAAAGGTCAGAAGGAACTCATCGAGGCTCTGGCTAAAACCCGCAACAACGTTCATGGCAAGAGCATCAAGCTATTCCTGATAGGCTTCCCAACAGCGACCAGCAAGCATGAAGTTGATACTTGGCTCACAAGTAACGGACTGACCGATATCACAGCTATCAGTGGAAAATGCGAAGACGTAACCGCCTGCATTTCAGCTATGGATATCGGGGTAATCGCATCACTCTGGTCTGAGACCATTGCCCGTGCTGCGCTAGAAATCATGGCCTGCGAAATACCGTTGATCTCAACATCAGTAGGTGTAATGCCTGACCTTCTGCCGAAGGAAGCACTCGTCCCCCCACAGGATGTCAACCAGCTTTCACTCAAGCTGACCGAAGCAATCAACGACCCTGAATTCAGGGAAAAACTTCTCACAGAACACAAAAGAACAATGTCCCAGCTATCAGGAGAAGACTTTCTGAAAAGGACTATGACTCTATATCAAGGCATATTGTGA
- a CDS encoding lytic murein transglycosylase has protein sequence MFRKLAVLFLIIFLGSSGFVYAGDSHSWDELKDRLVADGFNREYVDTVFSVSSLDYDSAMMARKMRVLLKRRFEPPAKKVAREKEFDERYVGPIMLAGGYSYLREHYTLLQEIDKEYGVAPSVLVALLLVETKLGFTLGDAPAFSNLANMAASPDPLKFFDKLGYEKLEEKDLVWLKKRTKKKADWAYRELSALLKFSSENSIVPTEIPGSPYGAFGICQFMPSTAIHYAVDGDKDGRIDLFSREDALFSMASFLKRHGWKNSLSKKKKLKVIYRYNHSMVYARTIYEVSRQLEKIRSTFGPE, from the coding sequence ATGTTCAGGAAACTGGCAGTACTTTTTCTTATTATATTTCTTGGAAGCAGCGGTTTTGTCTACGCTGGCGATTCGCATAGCTGGGACGAGCTGAAAGACAGACTAGTGGCTGATGGATTCAACCGTGAGTACGTTGATACTGTCTTTTCCGTTAGTTCGTTGGACTATGACTCGGCTATGATGGCTCGTAAGATGCGGGTTTTACTTAAGCGGAGATTTGAGCCGCCAGCCAAAAAAGTTGCCCGTGAAAAGGAATTTGATGAAAGGTATGTCGGTCCGATCATGTTGGCCGGCGGATACTCTTATCTTCGTGAGCATTACACTCTGCTTCAGGAAATTGATAAAGAGTACGGTGTAGCGCCATCGGTGTTGGTTGCGCTTTTACTGGTCGAGACCAAGCTTGGGTTTACCCTTGGTGATGCTCCTGCTTTCAGCAATCTTGCTAACATGGCCGCAAGCCCTGACCCACTAAAATTTTTTGATAAACTCGGCTACGAAAAACTGGAAGAAAAAGATCTGGTTTGGCTTAAAAAACGGACTAAGAAAAAGGCTGACTGGGCTTACCGTGAGCTTTCCGCGCTACTGAAGTTCTCTTCTGAAAACTCCATTGTCCCCACAGAGATTCCCGGCTCTCCTTATGGAGCTTTTGGGATTTGTCAGTTCATGCCCAGCACCGCTATCCACTACGCTGTAGATGGCGACAAGGATGGGCGCATCGACCTTTTCAGTCGCGAGGATGCCCTTTTCAGCATGGCAAGTTTTCTGAAACGTCATGGCTGGAAAAATTCCCTGAGCAAGAAAAAGAAACTCAAAGTGATCTACCGCTATAACCATTCCATGGTCTACGCCCGGACGATTTACGAAGTCTCCCGGCAGCTTGAAAAAATACGTTCTACTTTTGGACCTGAATAA
- a CDS encoding TolC family protein, translated as MKRNVPFLLVLIFMLSSVSFAYAQDQGENTLGEAKAPVSMEEATMQVPQAVTDDAVGAEMKLTLEECVKLGLKQNPSIIAARKDLLAAESDVKRQRGAFGGPVTAKYGYTHFDDTPRSGDTPAGYQDKWAFSINVSQPVFKGFELLSKYQKTKLQRASTEASLYNAELTLISNIQTSFLTLLQGRMEVKSKQDSVARLQSQLDVIQAFYQVGLRPRVDVLQAEVELANAEQDLLIAKNTVDSRAARLNTLLNLPIEKKVDYSGELTYLSFSMTLDQCIEKADKGRPDLKIARKAVEISEEDVTIAESGFYPDITADFNYSSEGGDPSVSTNKYNYRNRPDSWNVGANLNWEVFSWGQTYYDTKRAEDNVKKIKAEFDNTRLEASYEIKDQLLSLKAAADRIGVGRKSVEAGREGYRMAMARYQAQVSTNNEVLNAQSRLSDSEAQLIQALSDYQVALAKLYVAMGDMNPSLKTN; from the coding sequence ATGAAACGCAATGTTCCGTTTTTATTAGTTTTGATTTTCATGCTGTCATCAGTGTCCTTTGCTTATGCGCAGGATCAGGGAGAAAACACCCTTGGTGAAGCAAAAGCGCCGGTCTCTATGGAAGAGGCTACAATGCAGGTTCCGCAGGCTGTCACTGATGACGCTGTCGGTGCTGAGATGAAGCTGACCCTTGAGGAGTGCGTAAAGCTTGGACTGAAACAGAATCCGTCCATCATTGCAGCTCGTAAAGATCTGCTTGCGGCTGAAAGCGATGTAAAGAGACAGCGCGGAGCCTTCGGTGGGCCTGTTACTGCCAAATACGGTTACACTCACTTTGATGATACGCCTCGTTCAGGAGATACTCCTGCGGGCTACCAGGACAAGTGGGCTTTTTCAATTAATGTCAGCCAGCCTGTCTTTAAAGGTTTCGAGCTGCTTTCCAAGTACCAGAAAACCAAGTTGCAGCGTGCTTCAACCGAGGCCAGCCTTTACAATGCTGAACTTACTCTGATCAGCAATATTCAGACTTCTTTCCTGACCTTGCTGCAGGGCCGCATGGAAGTTAAAAGTAAGCAGGACTCTGTTGCCCGTCTGCAATCCCAGCTTGATGTTATTCAGGCCTTCTATCAGGTCGGTCTTCGTCCGAGAGTTGACGTGTTGCAGGCCGAAGTTGAACTTGCAAACGCAGAGCAGGATCTGCTCATTGCCAAGAACACTGTTGATTCAAGGGCTGCAAGGTTGAATACTTTGCTCAATCTGCCCATCGAGAAAAAGGTGGATTACTCCGGTGAGTTAACCTATCTGTCGTTTTCCATGACTCTTGATCAGTGCATCGAAAAAGCTGACAAGGGACGTCCTGACCTGAAGATTGCCCGTAAAGCTGTTGAAATTTCAGAAGAAGATGTGACCATCGCAGAGAGCGGTTTCTATCCTGATATTACTGCTGACTTTAACTACAGCAGTGAAGGTGGTGATCCTTCTGTCAGCACAAACAAATACAATTACCGCAATCGTCCCGATTCCTGGAATGTGGGCGCTAATCTGAACTGGGAAGTTTTCAGCTGGGGTCAGACATACTACGACACCAAGCGCGCTGAAGACAACGTAAAGAAAATCAAGGCTGAGTTTGATAATACCCGCCTTGAGGCTTCCTACGAAATTAAGGATCAGTTGCTCAGCCTCAAAGCTGCTGCCGACCGTATCGGTGTGGGCCGCAAGTCTGTTGAAGCAGGCCGTGAAGGTTACAGAATGGCTATGGCCCGTTATCAGGCTCAGGTCAGCACCAACAACGAAGTGCTTAACGCTCAGTCCCGCTTGAGCGACAGTGAAGCCCAGCTGATTCAGGCTCTGTCTGACTATCAGGTTGCCCTCGCCAAGCTCTACGTTGCCATGGGAGACATGAATCCCTCTCTTAAGACTAATTAA
- a CDS encoding MogA/MoaB family molybdenum cofactor biosynthesis protein, with the protein MFECDFSTTNGAGPGSIIVLGDSSFLPKGCVCASFSGCSKGLRAGMVLESGGAELLRVISGFWTSGVPGAKSWIAEVIGELPESAAQLTIKKEGYSLAYVTLSDKGAAGERKDEAGPLIAEMIKNALPVSIAEGYLIPDECADLKALLMHLAYVDGYDLILTTGGTGVGPRDVSPEATLGVIEKRLPGFERAITATGLEKTPHAMISRAVAGTLGESVVVNFPGSPKAVRESLEAVLPALKHTVDKLQGDKTDCAAVS; encoded by the coding sequence GTGTTTGAATGTGATTTTTCTACGACAAATGGAGCAGGTCCCGGAAGCATAATTGTGTTAGGTGATTCCAGTTTCCTGCCGAAGGGATGTGTCTGTGCTTCCTTTTCCGGTTGTTCCAAAGGGCTGCGGGCCGGGATGGTACTCGAGAGCGGTGGAGCCGAATTATTGCGTGTTATCTCCGGTTTTTGGACTTCCGGGGTTCCGGGAGCAAAATCTTGGATTGCCGAGGTCATTGGTGAATTGCCGGAGAGTGCAGCTCAATTGACTATAAAAAAAGAAGGCTACTCCCTCGCTTACGTCACTTTGAGTGATAAAGGGGCCGCAGGCGAAAGAAAAGACGAAGCCGGGCCGCTTATTGCCGAAATGATAAAAAATGCACTTCCGGTTTCAATTGCTGAAGGTTATCTGATCCCTGATGAATGCGCTGATCTGAAAGCCCTGCTTATGCATCTGGCGTATGTGGATGGCTATGACCTGATTCTGACTACGGGCGGAACCGGAGTGGGGCCGCGTGATGTTTCTCCTGAAGCGACTCTGGGCGTAATCGAGAAACGGTTGCCGGGATTCGAAAGGGCTATTACTGCCACGGGATTGGAAAAAACTCCCCATGCTATGATTTCGCGTGCTGTTGCCGGAACACTGGGGGAAAGTGTGGTTGTAAATTTCCCCGGTAGTCCTAAAGCTGTGCGTGAAAGTCTTGAAGCTGTACTTCCCGCTCTGAAACACACGGTGGATAAGTTGCAGGGGGATAAAACCGATTGTGCGGCTGTTTCCTAG
- a CDS encoding DUF1614 domain-containing protein, with protein MRGPMFSLPTVVFLGVIFFVLIFFLFIFVQVGLVTVAFSKLGLTAGQGFLLLIATLFGSGVNIPVFRSERLVPDVRIRQVRMFNPYSPLDVQREAATLTNQVVAVNLGGCVIPVLLSLSLLSRSGFDFSILLCVALVSAATYALARPIPGVGIGIPVLIPPLITALAALIFVQGEMAPIAAYVAGSLGTLIGADLLHLATPATRRVLDAPVVSIGGAGTFDGIFITGILAVLLA; from the coding sequence ATGCGCGGCCCCATGTTTTCACTGCCCACCGTTGTTTTTCTGGGCGTCATTTTTTTTGTCCTCATATTCTTTTTGTTTATATTTGTACAGGTTGGTCTCGTTACCGTAGCTTTCTCCAAGCTGGGACTGACTGCAGGGCAGGGGTTTCTACTCCTTATAGCCACTTTGTTCGGAAGCGGAGTCAATATACCGGTCTTTCGTTCTGAAAGGCTTGTTCCTGATGTGCGAATCAGACAGGTACGTATGTTCAACCCTTATTCTCCGCTGGATGTTCAGCGCGAAGCAGCAACCCTGACTAATCAGGTGGTTGCCGTGAATTTGGGCGGTTGCGTCATTCCGGTTCTGCTGTCCTTGTCTTTACTTAGCAGATCCGGTTTTGACTTTTCCATTCTTCTTTGTGTGGCATTGGTTAGTGCGGCGACTTACGCCCTTGCCCGTCCCATTCCCGGTGTCGGAATTGGTATTCCGGTGCTTATCCCACCATTAATTACCGCGCTGGCGGCTTTGATATTCGTTCAGGGTGAAATGGCACCTATAGCGGCTTATGTTGCAGGAAGCCTCGGTACTTTGATAGGTGCGGACCTGTTACACCTTGCTACTCCGGCCACCCGGAGGGTGCTTGATGCACCGGTGGTCTCCATCGGCGGGGCCGGAACTTTTGACGGAATTTTTATTACCGGGATACTGGCTGTATTGCTGGCCTGA
- the rfbA gene encoding glucose-1-phosphate thymidylyltransferase RfbA, with product MKGIILAGGSGTRLYPLTRVVSKQLLPVYDKPMIYYPLSIHMMSGIRDILIISTPEDLHRFEDLLGDGSNLGINISYKVQPKPEGLAQAFIIGEDFIGDDSVSLILGDNIFYGHDLPHILQKTAALEEGGTVFAYAVKDPKRYGVVEFDKNQTVISIEEKPENPKSKFAVTGLYFYDNSVIEIAKNIKPSARGELEITDVNNEYLKRGKLNVELLGRGYAWLDMGTHQSLLRAASYVEAVQERQGFMLACLEEIAFRMGYISLEELKAMATDMLKNDYGQYLMGIYNDAKAKS from the coding sequence ATGAAAGGAATTATTCTGGCCGGGGGATCCGGCACAAGGCTTTATCCCCTGACAAGAGTGGTCAGTAAACAACTTCTGCCTGTTTATGACAAACCCATGATCTACTACCCGCTTTCCATTCATATGATGTCGGGTATCCGTGATATACTGATAATTTCCACCCCCGAAGACCTGCATAGATTTGAAGACCTTCTTGGTGACGGCTCAAATCTGGGTATCAATATTTCATATAAAGTCCAACCGAAGCCGGAAGGTTTGGCACAAGCATTCATTATAGGTGAGGATTTCATCGGTGATGACAGTGTAAGCCTGATTCTCGGGGACAACATCTTTTACGGACACGACCTTCCGCACATCCTGCAAAAGACAGCCGCACTCGAAGAAGGCGGGACTGTTTTCGCATACGCAGTCAAGGACCCCAAACGATACGGTGTTGTAGAATTCGACAAGAACCAGACCGTGATCAGCATCGAAGAAAAGCCGGAAAACCCCAAGTCTAAATTTGCAGTCACAGGGCTCTACTTTTACGACAACTCAGTCATTGAAATCGCCAAGAACATCAAGCCTTCTGCCCGCGGGGAATTGGAAATCACTGACGTGAACAACGAGTACCTTAAACGCGGCAAGCTTAATGTTGAACTTCTAGGACGAGGATATGCGTGGCTGGACATGGGAACCCATCAGTCTTTACTCCGCGCCGCCTCTTATGTTGAAGCAGTTCAGGAAAGGCAAGGATTTATGCTGGCCTGTCTGGAAGAAATTGCCTTCCGTATGGGATATATTTCCCTTGAAGAGCTTAAGGCTATGGCTACCGATATGCTTAAAAATGATTACGGACAGTATCTGATGGGAATCTACAACGATGCAAAGGCGAAAAGTTAA
- a CDS encoding PilZ domain-containing protein produces the protein MGKDKTETTPGLMGKLKTKLDRMLGRNAEESLDIEFKPQKDIPAARRAFRIDVDNMHVICRTPRVKCRILDISAGGIGFVSSKEFPVGTIVEAVLLWSGKPVLKNVKLKIARRTPKVVGCEFIELERSQDKVISKIVLAAQKRLIEKKHSGKHPDTTEEEMAKEIEAQKKRGITPASKKKIKL, from the coding sequence ATGGGGAAGGATAAAACAGAGACTACACCCGGGCTGATGGGCAAACTAAAGACCAAGCTGGATCGTATGCTTGGTCGAAATGCGGAAGAATCGCTGGACATTGAATTCAAACCGCAAAAGGATATCCCTGCCGCACGGCGTGCTTTCAGAATTGACGTGGACAATATGCATGTCATCTGTCGCACACCAAGAGTCAAATGCCGCATACTGGATATCAGCGCAGGCGGCATTGGTTTTGTCAGCAGCAAAGAATTTCCCGTCGGCACGATTGTCGAGGCAGTACTACTCTGGTCCGGAAAACCCGTTCTGAAAAATGTTAAGCTGAAAATTGCCAGAAGAACCCCGAAAGTAGTGGGCTGTGAATTTATAGAACTTGAAAGATCTCAGGACAAAGTTATCAGCAAGATAGTACTTGCCGCCCAGAAACGTTTAATTGAGAAAAAACACTCCGGCAAACATCCAGACACGACTGAAGAAGAAATGGCAAAAGAAATTGAAGCCCAAAAAAAACGCGGCATCACTCCTGCTTCCAAGAAAAAAATAAAGCTCTAA
- a CDS encoding D-2-hydroxyacid dehydrogenase — MKTVILDSYTLNPGDNPWTGLDELCELAVYDRTKPEQILERAAEADIILTNKTVLDADTIKALPKLKFISVLATGYNVVDLDAAAARNIPVSNVPGYSPPSVAQHVFAMILNHANRVALHDQAVKEGQWAQQEDFCFWNAPLIELAGKKMGIVGFGAIGQKVGTIANSFGMEVLAYAPRPKPEPQYSPFKFVSLKKLFREADVVSLHCPLTAENEKFINKELLSSMKANAYLINTARGPLVDESDLAEALTEGVIAGAALDVVEKEPMLPGNPLSGTPNLTITPHIAWATLEARTRLTEITVTNVKAFLQGKAVNVVNGI; from the coding sequence ATGAAAACAGTTATTCTTGACAGCTACACACTGAATCCCGGCGACAACCCATGGACCGGACTGGACGAACTTTGCGAACTGGCTGTATATGACCGTACTAAACCTGAACAAATTCTCGAAAGAGCCGCTGAAGCGGACATCATTCTGACCAACAAGACCGTGCTGGACGCGGACACCATCAAGGCTTTACCCAAACTCAAATTTATTTCAGTACTTGCAACAGGATACAACGTGGTAGATCTGGATGCGGCAGCAGCCAGAAACATCCCTGTATCAAATGTCCCGGGCTACTCTCCTCCCTCTGTTGCCCAGCATGTTTTTGCCATGATTCTTAACCATGCCAACAGAGTTGCCCTGCACGATCAGGCCGTGAAAGAAGGCCAATGGGCACAGCAGGAAGATTTCTGCTTCTGGAATGCACCACTCATCGAACTGGCAGGCAAAAAAATGGGAATCGTCGGATTCGGAGCCATCGGCCAAAAAGTTGGAACCATCGCCAATTCTTTCGGTATGGAAGTTCTAGCCTATGCACCGAGACCGAAACCAGAACCTCAATACAGCCCATTCAAATTCGTATCTCTTAAAAAACTCTTCAGGGAAGCTGATGTAGTCTCACTGCACTGCCCGCTGACTGCTGAAAATGAAAAATTTATCAACAAAGAACTGCTTTCAAGCATGAAGGCAAACGCCTACCTGATCAACACCGCACGCGGCCCGCTCGTTGATGAATCAGATCTGGCAGAAGCACTTACAGAAGGGGTTATAGCCGGAGCCGCTCTTGACGTGGTCGAAAAAGAACCGATGCTCCCCGGCAACCCTCTTTCAGGAACCCCAAATCTGACCATTACTCCGCATATTGCATGGGCAACCCTTGAGGCCCGCACAAGACTGACCGAAATTACCGTGACCAATGTAAAAGCCTTCCTGCAAGGCAAAGCGGTAAATGTAGTCAACGGAATATAA